Part of the Urocitellus parryii isolate mUroPar1 chromosome 2, mUroPar1.hap1, whole genome shotgun sequence genome, ATTGGAGCAACTGGATAGCTACTTGGGCAATAAAAGTAAAGTgaccttctttttaaatttcttatgcCACAATAAATTCAGCAGGTAAAAATCTAAATGTAAAAGTAAtatcaatgtcttctattttcagAAAAGAAGTGTTGGTGAGGGTGAGGATGACCTGGAGTTCCTGTCCACCGCTGGTGTGAGTTCCAATGGTGCCATTAGAGAAAACATGAGGACAGCTCATCAGAAAGAGAGAAGCAGGACCCACGGTCCAGCAATCTCACTTCCGAGTGTAGATGCAAAACTAGCAGAAGCCGAGCCAGGAAGCAGTGTCTGTGCCTTCCTGACAGCACAGTGCCCAGCAACCAAGAGGGGGACACCAGCCAATGTCCATCACAGACAAGTGGACCAGCAAAGCATGGCGTGGACACGCGGTGGAGCATCATCTCGTCTTGCAATGGAGGAATGCAGTCATGTGCTGCAACACAGGTGGGCTTCAAGGACATCAGCTCAGTGATGACACAGGCTGTATGATGTCATTGACACGGGGATCTAAGAGAGCCACCGCATTCCTGGAAAGCAAGAAGAGCATGGCTGTCAGGTGCTGGGGGAGGCTGTCAGGTGCTGGGGGAGGCTGACAGATGCAGTTCCACAGGCAGTGAGTTTGGGTTTTGTCAGAAGCTCTGGGGCTGTTTCTTGGCCCCCACTGGCTCCTTTTCATTGCAGACTGTTAACCTGAACATCTAAGGAAAACTGGTGAGGGAGGGACAGTGACTCTAGGACTCTGATACTCACCAGAGGTGGAGAAAGAGAGCACTCAGTACATGACAGCTGGGTCTCTCCTTGTCACCAGCCTGGGCACCCAGAAGCCCAACTGCTGCTAATGGAGACAAATGAGCCAGAAACGCCGGTTACCTCTCCTGGGCTCTTAGGAAGGTTCCTAGTGGCTCTTTAAAGTGCCTCAGGATGGTTGTTATTTTCCAGTGTATGGAGGGGAGGAACTGGACCACAGGTGAGGCAAAGTGGCTTGGGGATGGGCCAAGAGCAAGCCAGAGGAGACTGGAAACATCCTCAGGCAGACAGACGCCAGCTCCGCCCAGTGACTGGAAGATGGCCACTGGGCGCCTCCTCTCTGCAGGGCTCTTTCTCCTGGGCCTCTAGAAAGTTTCTCTTTCGTTCAAGATTCTAAAATCCTTCATAGGTAAATCACATTCCCTCTCCATACTCCCCAATCCCAGGCACTTCTCAGCATAGCCCAGAGAAGCTCCTTCCTGAATGAGCAGATAAGGAACGAGGAGAGCAAAGAGGATTCCCATTTCCACCCCAGTGGCTGCCTCTAGGCTCCTCTTCCAGAAGTGATTTTGTTCTCATGCTCTGGCTTCTCAGCTGTAGGGTTGGGAGGGAACTTTTACTTCCCCTGGGGATGTAGGAGCTTCGGAGGTCATTTCTATAGTCTTTGGAGCTCAGTGATActcaataggaaaaagaaaaagcggGATGGGAGGCCTTCTGCATCTCAGGGTTCCTGATAAAGGATGTGTATAGTCTCCACAAATTCTCTTTCCCAGCACTTCCTCTGATTTGTTGAGGCTGACGGGATGTTTGCCTCTGCCTTCTCAAGAGATCTGGAGACCAGGTTAGACCATATGGCACATGCACCCTGCCTCTGTGAGCTGGAATATGCCTCTGGATCACCAGGCTCAAAGTCCAGTCCCTCCACCCCAGTAGTGTGATGTGCGGTACTTTATTTACTTTCTCTCTACGTCGGGTCTTATGTCTGGAAAACCAGCCAAACCTCGTGTTCATGTGGTAAGATTGcaaaattaaattagttaatagATGTAAATAGCTTAGGAGAATTCCCAGGATATTATAAACAGCTAGAAAATGTTAGCTGTTGTAATGGTTTGTTGCTATTGATGTTATTATCaattattatatatcatttttataagtGTAACATATCATTGgttatataatacaatatactacctaaattaaaaagatacaaaatgcaTCTAACTCTCACAAATGACCCAAACATTCTACCATTCAGAAATGAATTAACTCTGAAATTCTCTTCCAGGTAAACCAAGGGTCTTTTCAATGGGCCAGCTAGTACATGCTTTTACATAGTAAGTTCTATTGGATCCCTGGCTCACACGGACTCTTTTAAAACCACTCATAGTTGAATTCTGTTGTAACTTAAAGCAGCCATTGAAAGAGGTAAATGAATGGGTGTGACCATGTCCCCTTAAAACCTTCCTTACCAAAACAGACTGTAGTTTGACAAGccccaaaataaaaccaagaaacctTTCAAAGTCATTGTTATTTATACTTATCCAGAGAAGCTGGAACctcaataagaaaattatttttcctgcCAAAAGACATCAGATAAAATGTATTTCCAGTTACTGCGGTCCCCAGGTCAAGATAAGGATGTTCCAAGAGGGCACAGAAAACAAAGCTACAGCACTGAACACAGACCAGCTGCCTTCCAGGGTAACAAGGGGGCATTCCTTCCACAAAGAATCAGAGCCCCCACTATCTTTGAGAATGTGGCTGATGAAGGTTTGATACCTGGAGCTAACTTTGAGCAATTACAGATTATCCACTGAGATATATCTGaaaatgctaaaaacaaaacaaaacaaaaacctaatttCAAAGGAAGTCATACCTCGTATCCCTGGAATGAGACAGGAACAATGAGTAGGAATGTCCCCCAATAACCAAGAAGCAGGGTAACATGGACCATGCAAGACAAAGAGAAAGTTGGATCAGACCAGAGCCAAGAACTGTTCTCCCAGCTCTGAGAATTTTCACCAGCTCcctaataagaagaaataaaaaaaaaaaaatgagaatccCTTGCACATCATTTACGGTGATAGAAAGTAGTTCACAGTAGCATTCTATCCTTCAGATGCATTCTATCCTTCAGATACAGAGACATAGGGAGCATTTCTTTGAAACTTTGTGGCTCCAATGCACCTTGTCAAAGTCAGGGGCAGAGATCTCACCTGCAGTGCCTCATTACTAATTTAAAGCTTGGTCCTTCCATTTTTCCCAGAATGATTGCATCCCAagcattaaacatttattgaattggATCCCCTAGGAAGAAAGGTAATTTTCAAAGACAGAACTGAAGGAAGAAGATAGCTCACAAAACTATTAGACTACAAGATTCATAAGGGCGGGAACTGTAGTATTCTGTTTGCCATTAATGCATATTTCTGAAATTTAGATACAAATTTATCCTATACATAattattgtatataattatgtataggataaatgtatattatttacattttcaatcTATGGGATGGGTTCTGCCTCTCCTAATACATTCAATGGCTTCATACAGATCtccaaaaaaaaagtctcctcTAGATAATTGTCTTTAACATATGGCTAGGTCGACATTAACTACTATAGTCAAGGTCTAGGTCTAGAGTAAGTAAAACAGACCACCAGCAACAGCCCTTCCACatttacatgcatgcacacacacatgcgtaCATACATGCATACCTCTGACTTTTTGTGTGTCTTTTCCATGAAATAGGCTAAAAATATGGAATTTCCCCTTTGAGACCTTTGAAACAATCCCCATAAATGTCAAGGGCTATTTTGGCTTGGCAATGAATTTATCACTTCACTATAGGTTATATTCACAAAGTTAATCTCTCTGACTCAGAGCCAAGTTAAATCATGGCCTTGTGGTAATTACACAGTATTAAGAAACTATAGGTTTCTAATAAGATGTTGaagagtaataaaataaattacgGCATTTGGGCTCTCTTATGCAAAGTGCCAGTCACTTCTTTGGCAGCAGAGCAAGAGTGCCTGCTATATGATCCAGATAGGTACACAGTTATATCTTCTTTACATAAAACTCTATATGATGTTATATATCATTGCATATACAACTGTATATTACTTATGTTTATTATATACTTGTATTTTATGTTATCtgtacatatgtacacatgtagATAATTGTATATATGTAGATAATTATCTCATGATAATTTATGAGATCTTTCTTTGAATGTTTCAGATAAGTTAGTATGAGTCTTAAATTGGACCAGTATTATAAAATGCTTTGACTGCATAGTGCtatatttctagaaatagaaaagtGTTGTACTTTCATGATTAACTTCaaacttttatgttttataatacatgaagtataaaattatgtaaaGCTAAGCATAAAAGTTTTATAATGCATCATTTTTCTAATGCATATAAATcgttataatacatataatacattataaaacatacatttatgtattatataaacataatgcattataaattataaagGTTGGTAaatcattataaattaaaattctggaaaatgaaaCATTGCAAACATGCTTTGCAACAAAGCAGATGATAATCAGCATCCACTGGATGTATCTCTGAGGAGGCAGCACTAAGAAGAAATTATTAGGAAATGCATCTGTTGTAATTAAGAATGTAAAGCCCAACCACAGTTCTAAAATCTGGCTACACCACTTGACTAACTATGTGACTGGGGACAAATTAATTAGCCTTTTCTTTCCTCCGTTTCCTCACCTATGCAACAGGGGCACCTAATTATACTAGGATAAGCTAGGATGCCAATAATAACCACCAGTAATAACCACCAATAAGAGCCACCGCCCAAGCTCAGTGGTAACATACCGCATGTGACTTCCCACTCATACAGAGCCTTCCCAGGTCCACACAGATTCTCAGGGTGGCCGAGATCCCTGAGCTGGCCAACACGGCAGGCTGTTTGACTCCTACCATCCTCACCCTGACAGGCACCCTTGGGGTCAgagcagggaaagagaaagagaagacatgCAGACGCAGAGCAATGGCTCTTAAGCTCCACCTCCTATTAGATGACAGTTTTGATTATTGTGAAGTaggcagaaagaaaattaagataagGTTAacctgaacttaaaaaaaaaaaatcatccaattCAGAACTAGAAAGTTCTCTAAAAATAAACCAGTCAAACCCCTTGTAATGCAGAAATGGTCAGAGAAAATATGAGAATTTTTGCCTTAGTTTCCCACCCAGCAAGGGCAGGCCTGAAGTCAAACTCTGCTATCTGTTCTAACTCCCTCCTGGCTGCAGTTCCACGGCCAACCTCTGAAGGTGTGTTCAGCATTCTTGACTCTTCGGGAATATCATGGAGACCAGAGCAGCATGGTAGTTAGGTGTCCCctccaaatttatatttaaaagaaaatctagaaatGATGGTAATAATGGAGAGGGTCTTCCAGATCAGAAATTATACTGCAGCCACTATTAACtaattatatcttattttaactAATTATAACTATTAACTAATTATATCTTAACAACATGATATGTATTATCCAAACCAATTGAAGATTCCAGATTAAATACCATCCTGAAGAAAGATAGTTTTGCTCTGACAAGAAGGAATAAGAATGGAAAGTGTCATGgagattccccagaaaacttggaatggaaccaccatttgatccagctattccacttctcagTTTACACTCAAacggcttaaaatcagcatattacataatgcagccacatcaatgtttatagcagctcaactcacaatagcttaACTATGGAACCAAGCTTCCTTccacagatgaacagataaaaataaattatatataatacacaatcatatatatatatatatatatatatatatatatatatatgatggagtattactcagcctttaagaatgaaattatggcatttgctggtaaatggacggAGATAGAGAATATCaggctaagcaaaataagccaatgccaaaaaaaaccaattgctgaatgttttctctgatatgtgaatgttaattcacaataagggggaagCCAgaaaagaatagagttactttaggtagaggggagtgaagggaggggaggaggtttGGGGGtagaaatgacagtagaatgaatcagaccttattaccctatgtgtatatGCAACTATaagaccagtgtgattctacatcatatacaaccagaagaatgagaaattatactccattatatttgatgtatcaaagtgcactctaccatcatgtataactaattaaaacaaataaaaaaatttttgaaaaaggaataaGATCTGCAAGAAGAAGTGATATGGCATGCGTCAGAACTCTGAAAGCATTCAAAATAAGGTCTGTTGATCATTGCACTTTctgaatcattttaaaatgatcatacCCCCAGCCTTGTCTTACTCACACAGCTCAGCAAGGTGTGTGCATTCCTAACAACAGGGAGAGCTAGACTGCTGAGCTAGATGTCACTTGtgggttttgtttctgtttgttgaGTGGAGAGGAAAACCAAACAATCAGTGAGCCAAGCTGAGTGAACTGCCTAGTGTCACTGAAGGGCGTGGCCAACAATGACTAACACAGTCATTTTCCACTTGAACAGGTTCAGGTTCAAAATGAaacttcagttattttaaaattgaaagaaatgatTGCAGTTCTATCACCATTTCCATTCATGTAGATCATCGCCATACCAATGGAGCCCTCCAGCACTGAGCCCAGAAATGCAGCCATCGGATCACAGGCAGAGCCAAGGAGGCATGCCACTGTCAAGTACCCAGGTAATGAACACCCAGCCAGGATGACAGCTGTCAGTCACTTCTTGGCTACACTTCTCATCTTATAAAGTCGCCAACTCAGAGATGCCACCATTGCACCCCAGTACCCCAAATACTCTACTTaaaaatttgtatgtgtgtagtgACCTTCCTTCAGACCCTTTATAATGTCATCTGACCTTATGAACATCTAGAAATGTCATTGATTCAAATGACCGCTTGCTTACTTAATGACATTGATAGAAAATGAAGCCTAAAGCTCATATAACTCTACCCCAAGTCCTCCAGAGTCTTGTTAATTGTAATGAGGGCCATGTGACATCctgaaatacaattttatatatggTTGGCACAAAATACCTATACATATTTATGGTGTACAGTTTGATAACTTAATttatgtatacaatgtatatgaTCAGCATTTctatcttctcaaatatttatcatttctgtgtgtTGGGAACTTTTGGActcttctacttatttttaaatacacaagaaATTCTTATAGACCATACTTACCCTACTATGCTACAGAACGTGAGAATTGCTCCTATCTAACTGTATTTTGGTAacttcccatccctccctcccttcctagtCTCTAGTAACCACTATTCTGCTCCTTAGATCAACTCTTTCAGTTTCCACAGAGTAGGACATgaggcatttgtctttctgtacaaTATGTTTGTAAAGAGAAACCTGGTACATCCTACCCTCGTAAATGGTATGGATGATGTTCTTCTTCCAGTGGGTGATGGAGCAGGAAAGTGTACCTACTGGAGTCCTTTAGCCCTCTCAGAGGCGACATTTGTACTTCACATCAAGCCTGATCCAGTATCTGGACGAGTTTCATGTGTCAAAACCGAAGGGGAAGTCTTGGCAAGGGCACTGGTTTTGCTTCAAGTGAGGCGGGCTGAGAAGATACACATCATTTTGTTCGCACAGAACTCCCCTCCCTTTTTTCCCTGCTTCTTTCCTGCTTGGAGCTGACTCCTCCTTCCTGCAGCTCAGAGGATCACAGGCTGATTGAAGAACACAAAGGTTCCACGGGAGCCTGAGTACAGGCTGGCTCTGCTTGCTCatattcattctcattctctctctctctctctctctctctctctctctctctctctctctctctgccataaAAGCTGAAACCTACCTGacagtctctctgcttctgaatCCAGCTCTGGAACCAAATGCATCCTTTTATTGCTCTAAAAAGTGAATAGTTTGATTACATCCAGCTACGGGCTGCTTTCCTCCATAAGAAGGACCCCAAAGGACCTAGACATCACTGATTGTCAATCTATCTGAGGAGTTCTTGCTTTCTTGACGGAAATTTGGTTGTGGAAAGGAGTTTGGAGTTTGTCTGTCTTTAATTGGAATGTTGAAAAGTTGTTTATTGATGCCTGAAATGGAACTCAGTTTTTAGATGTGGGTTGAGTCAGATCTAAAGAAGCCATGCCTGACCATTTCCTGCAGGACTGAGGGACACCTAGAGGGAAACTTGGTAGGAGAAATGACATCCGATTGGCAACAACcatgctttattttgagaaaatcatCAGACTCATTGAGAAGGGAAATTAAATATTGACCAAGGACAATGTCTTTCTTTCTCAGTAACTTACTAGCAAATGACTCGAGCCTGTGGAAAGAAAATCATAATTCTACGGACCTTTTAAATTCACCAGGAACTCTGAATATCTATCTTTTTTGCCTGACATTTTTGATGGCTCTTGCAGCCCTAGCGGGCAGCATTTTTTCACTCGTGTCCCTGCTGGGAATGCGGAACAGAACAGTCGTGTCCATGCTCGTGGCTTCCTGGTCTGTGGATGATCTCCTGAGTGTCCTGTCAGTGACCATCTTCATGTTTTTGCAGTGGCCAAAAGAGCTCCCGGGCTACTTCCAGTCTCTGTGCACCACGTCCGCCTTGCTGTACTTATGCCAGGGCCTCTCCAGCAACTTGAAGGCGACTCTCCTGGTCTCCTACAACTTTTACACCATGCACCGGGCTGAGGGGAGCCCAGCGGCCTCCGGCAGATCTGGCCAGGTGCTTGGCGTGGCGCTCACGGTGTGGGCAGCCAGCCTGCTGCTCTCCGCGCTCCCGCTGTGCGGCTGGGGCGCCTTCGTGCGCACGCCCTGGGGCTGCCTGGCCGACTGCTCCAGCTCCTACGTGCTGCTGCTCTTCTCCGTGTACGCCTCGGCCTTCGGGCTCCTGGCGGGCCTCTCAGTCCCTCTCACTCACCAGTTGCTGTGTTCGGAAGAGCCGCCGAGAATCCATGCCAACTACCAGGAAATTTCCCGTGGGGCTTCCACTCCTGGGACCCCTTCTGCTGCGGGGAGAGAGCTTTCGCTGTCCCCTGAGGATGCTCCGGGCCCCGCTCTGCGCTGCGCTGGGGGATGTTCCCGGAGTCCCGACACTGCCTTTGGACCAGGACCGCCGGCGGCCGCAGGGGCGGGAGCCTGCTGGCGTGAGAACCGGGGGACTCCGCGCGGCGCCCGGAGCTTCACCAGGAGCGTTGCGCAGAAGCGCTTCGCTTTGATCTTAGCGCTGACAAAAGTCGTTCTCTGGCTGCCTCTAATGGTAAAAGTGCACTTGCTCCTAATGCGCGCGTGTGTGCCAGGCAGTGTGAGTGCATGTTGAGGCCAGCGTCGCGGGTTTGGGAAGCCACCAAAAGATGCGCAGTGAAGTCCTTTTCCAGAGGTGCCTCGCCAGGTTTTAAACACTCGCTGGAAGGAGGGCGGCTTCCCGCTGGGAGCAACCCGCCACCAAGCCTTTCCAGCCAAGCACTTCTCTCCTTTCAAAACTGAGGGCCTTGAGGAGCACTTTTGGTAACGGGCGACTTAGTTTTCCTATCTCTGTTATGATCAATTTCCCAGCAAAAATTTGGAATATTCAGAACAGGCGAGAAAGGTTCTTTCCACCTTCTGTCGCCCTTTTCTCTGTGCTCCTTTCCTGCCAGGTGAGGACCGCGCCCAGGCCCAGCAGGGAGACCAAGGAGGGGCGCATGTGCTGTAGAGCGACAAGAGAGGGGGCCAACCAGGCTTTTGTTCTGGCCTCCCGGGCGAGCCCGCGGGAGAAGTGTCAGTGGCGCCTTGCTCTGACAAGAGCTCCTGGGTGGAGATGAGGTTCTGGGGGCTGACAAAGACCATTCGGCGTGCCGGGTACAGGTCCCACAGATGCTGCCAGTTTGCCTGGGCAGCGACCGCATGTTGTAAACTGTACCTCCCTGGTGGAGATTTCAACAGGCAGTGAGCTCACCATCCAAGAGCAGAATCCACCAAACCCTGGAGTCTGGCGCAGTAGGGTGTATCCCAAGAGCCCACCACCAAAGCCTAGCACAGCAGCCCAGAAGCAGAACTTTCTCAACCAGggaaggaggctggagagggagaCTGGGGCCGTGGGCTTACGGGGAAGGCTTGGGAAGTGAAATGAGATTGGAGTTAGGTCTGAAGTTCTCTCCCCTTTGCAGATCCACATGGTGGTCAAGCACGCGGTGGGGCTTCAGAGCCTTCCTTTTGAGACACTCAGCTTTCTACTAACCCTGCTGGCCACCACCGTAACCCCGGTGTTTGTCTTGTCCAAACGTTGGACCCACTTGCCTTGTGGCTGCATCATCAACTGCAGGCAGAGTGCTTACTCAGTGGCATCAGATGGCAAAAAAAGTAAGTCCCCTACAATGTGGCTGTTGGGAGCAATATGCATTCCCTCCAATGCAGAAAAGTGGCCCTTGAGAAAGTTGCCTAGTAGAGGATGAAGAGTCAAGGACAAATGTAAATggcaaatagaaaaacaattatgtGAAACAATTCTCAGCTcagtgttggagtagcttttcaACCAGCAGGTTTTAAGCAACCATAGAAGTACTTGTGCAATGATGATTTTTCAAggtaaaaaaggaagagaggactCAAGGATGTCAACAAAGGCTCTTAGATGTTTTATCTAGGAAAGTTCTCAGTGGAAAATAAATCCCCTGCCAGGACTATGTATCACCAGCCACATTGCTGAGAATCCTGC contains:
- the Gpr149 gene encoding putative G-protein coupled receptor 149, with protein sequence MSFFLSNLLANDSSLWKENHNSTDLLNSPGTLNIYLFCLTFLMALAALAGSIFSLVSLLGMRNRTVVSMLVASWSVDDLLSVLSVTIFMFLQWPKELPGYFQSLCTTSALLYLCQGLSSNLKATLLVSYNFYTMHRAEGSPAASGRSGQVLGVALTVWAASLLLSALPLCGWGAFVRTPWGCLADCSSSYVLLLFSVYASAFGLLAGLSVPLTHQLLCSEEPPRIHANYQEISRGASTPGTPSAAGRELSLSPEDAPGPALRCAGGCSRSPDTAFGPGPPAAAGAGACWRENRGTPRGARSFTRSVAQKRFALILALTKVVLWLPLMIHMVVKHAVGLQSLPFETLSFLLTLLATTVTPVFVLSKRWTHLPCGCIINCRQSAYSVASDGKKTKRRGFEFNLSFQQSYGIYKLARGDYYDDDENSTSCHHLMNPECATVLDSQRDNPRIFNAIKVQISTTPSLDSDRVSSLEKCISADLAEAQGGSDQGKGAFSERSGGDVDDEETTFSEGPERRLSHEENQKPDLSDWEWCRSKSERTPRQRAGGGLAIPLCAFQGTVSLQAPTGKTLSLSTYEVSAEGQKITPTSKKIEVYRSKSVGHEPNSEESHSTFADTSVKIHLEVLEICDNEEALDTVSIISNISQSSTQVRSPSLRYSRKENRFVSCDLGESASYSLFLPTSNPDGDINISIPDTVEAHRQNSKRQHQEREGYQEEIQLLNQAYRKREEEGKGT